A part of Saccharicrinis carchari genomic DNA contains:
- a CDS encoding oxidoreductase family protein, giving the protein MNNHFRNITIKATGAVNLFVQEEIQSLWSGYGSIVRIALEGGSIRSVVAKHVRMPAQNKHPRGWNTDLSHLRKVKSYEVETAWYKNYSTWCNVDCRVPKCLALEAKDNEVFMVMEDLDSSGFDTRLSSVSWYHVEVCLSWLAHFHATFLMQKPEGLWSVGTYWHLETRPDELKVLNDKALKEAAPIIDKKLNEANYQTFVHGDAKLANFCFSADGKKVAAVDFQYVGGGCGMKDVAYFIGSCLNEEDCEKLEDKILDYYFVALRDALKKQGKKVDFDEMENEWRMLYPVAWTDFHRFLKGWSPGHWKINSYSERLAREVLRDM; this is encoded by the coding sequence ATGAACAATCATTTTAGAAACATTACTATAAAGGCCACAGGTGCAGTAAATTTATTTGTACAGGAGGAAATACAAAGCCTGTGGAGCGGGTATGGGAGTATTGTGCGTATTGCATTGGAGGGCGGTTCAATCCGGAGTGTTGTAGCCAAACATGTACGCATGCCCGCGCAGAACAAGCACCCCAGAGGATGGAACACCGATTTATCGCATTTACGCAAAGTGAAATCCTACGAGGTAGAAACGGCTTGGTATAAAAATTATAGCACGTGGTGCAATGTCGATTGCAGAGTACCCAAATGTCTGGCTCTGGAAGCAAAAGACAACGAAGTGTTTATGGTTATGGAAGATCTGGACAGTAGTGGTTTTGATACCCGTCTGTCGTCTGTTTCATGGTATCATGTAGAGGTCTGCCTTTCGTGGCTGGCTCATTTTCATGCTACTTTCCTTATGCAAAAACCGGAAGGGCTTTGGTCAGTTGGCACGTACTGGCATTTGGAAACCCGACCCGATGAGTTAAAGGTTTTGAACGATAAAGCTTTAAAAGAGGCCGCTCCGATTATAGATAAAAAATTAAACGAGGCCAATTACCAGACCTTTGTTCATGGCGATGCCAAACTGGCCAATTTCTGTTTTTCGGCGGATGGCAAAAAAGTGGCTGCCGTAGATTTTCAGTATGTGGGCGGTGGTTGCGGAATGAAGGATGTGGCTTATTTTATAGGCAGTTGCCTTAATGAGGAGGATTGCGAAAAATTGGAGGATAAGATATTGGATTACTATTTTGTGGCGCTAAGAGATGCTTTGAAAAAGCAAGGCAAGAAAGTTGATTTTGATGAGATGGAAAATGAATGGCGCATGCTGTACCCTGTGGCCTGGACTGATTTTCATCGGTTTTTAAAAGGGTGGAGTCCCGGCCATTGGAAAATAAACAGCTATAGCGAACGCCTGGCGCGAGAGGTGCTGCGGGATATGTAG